A region of Betta splendens chromosome 13, fBetSpl5.4, whole genome shotgun sequence DNA encodes the following proteins:
- the postnb gene encoding periostin, osteoblast specific factor b isoform X1, whose protein sequence is MKLCLVAAVALLVFPAFSSAESSAYDKIVAHSRIRARKEGPNVCALQQVSGTKKKYFSTCRNWYQKKICGKDATVIHECCPGYTKLGEMRGCPAVAPIDHVYNTLGMVKATATQRYADISKLRPEIEGSGSYTFFAPSNEAWQSLDEETRNALVSNVNIELYNALHYHMVNQRLMTRDLKNNKKFTSMYNELELHINHYPNGVVTVNCARVIYGNQIATNGVVHVIDRVISSVGNTIQNVLEVDEDLSTFMDMAESTGLMDMLGEPGHYTLFAPTNEAFDSLGGDVLERLQSDKKVLKDLLKFHLLESVQCSEAILAGSSYVTMEGNNIEIGCDGDSLTVNGIKMVLKKDIVTTNGVIHLIDRVLMPDSAKLVMELMGSEQSTFTDMVSELGLSGSMRSDAEYTLLAPLNSAFTDEVMSMDQEMQRIMMENHILKTKVTLGQLYNGQLLTTIGGKVLRVFIYRAAVCIENSCLIRGSKEASNGALHLTKTFLKPAEKNMFEILKANGGFKIFLSLMEAAGLTDLLKQAGDYTLFAPSDMAFAGLSTRDLETFKKDVQALKTILLYHFTYGIFIGDGLEPRVTTLFRSIQGSNLKVTAANKTMQVNSVLVPEADKMATNGVVHFVNHLLYPEDIPTGNQELLTLLKRIISYMQIKYITGFRYEDIPLTSFIKRVTHVIETPPTIKKVTRVIEGQPTIKKVTRVIEGEPSINTVTRVIEGQPTIKKVTRVIEGEPALSQLTRVIEHEPVLTKVTRVVSGDRRRGRN, encoded by the exons ATGAAGCTCTGCCTTGTAGCTGCCGTTGCGCTCCTTGTGTTCCCTGCATTTAGCTCGGCTGAGAGTTCAGCTTATGACAAAATAGTTGCCCACAGTCGAATTAGAGCAAGAAAAGAAGG ACCCAATGTCTGCGCGCTCCAGCAGGTCAGTGGAACTAAGAAGAAGTACTTCAGCACATGTCGCAATTGGTATCAAAAGAAGATCTGCGGAAAGGATGC GACAGTGATTCATGAGTGCTGCCCAGGGTACACGAAGCTGGGAGAAATGCGTGGTTGCCCTGCAG TGGCTCCAATTGACCATGTGTACAACACCTTGGGTATGGTGAAAGCCACCGCCACACAAAGATACGCCGATATCTCTAAGCTGAGGCCCGAAATCGAGGGGTCTGGGTCTTACACCTTCTTTGCCCCCAGCAATGAGGCCTGGCAGAGTCTGGATGAG GAAACAAGGAACGCATTGGTCAGCAATGTCAACATAGAGCTCTACAACgccctgcattatcacatggtCAACCAACGCCTCATGACCagagatttaaaaaataataagaagTTCACCTCCATGTACAATGAGCTGGAGCTTCACATTAATCACTACCCCAATGGG GTGGTGACTGTCAATTGTGCCAGAGTTATCTATGGAAACCAGATTGCAACTAATGGAGTTGTGCATGTCATCGACCGTGTCATCAGCTCCGTCGGAAACACCATCCAGAATGTATTGGAGGTTGATGAAGACCTGTCGACTTTTATG GACATGGCTGAAAGCACTGGACTGATGGATATGCTGGGTGAGCCTGGACATTACACTCTCTTTGCTCCCACCAATGAGGCCTTTGACAGCCTGGGCGGCGATGTGTTGGAGAGGCTTCAGAGCGACAAGAAGGTCCTCAAAG atcTTTTGAAATTCCACCTCCTGGAATCAGTCCAGTGCTCTGAGGCAATCCTAGCCGGCAGCTCTTACGTGACCATGGAGGGTAACAACATTGAGATCGGCTGTGATGGTGACAGTCTGACTGTCAACGGCATCAAGATGGTGCTCAAGAAGGACATCGTTACCACCAATGGCGTCATCCATCTTATTGACAGGGTGCTCATGCCAGACTCAG CCAAGTTGGTGATGGAACTAATGGGAAGTGAGCAGTCAACCTTCACTGACATGGTGTCTGAGCTGGGCCTCTCCGGATCCATGAGATCAGATGCTGAGTACACTCTGCTGGCTCCCCTCAACAGCGCCTTCACTG ATGAGGTAATGTCCATGGATCAGGAGATGCAGAGGATTATGATGGAGAACCACATCCTGAAGACTAAGGTCACCCTGGGACAGCTGTACAACGGCCAGCTGCTGACGACCATCGGGGGAAAAGTGCTGAGGGTCTTCATCTACCGCGCA GCTGTGTGCATTGAGAATTCCTGTCTGATACGGGGCAGCAAAGAAGCAAGCAACGGGGCCCTCCATCTCACCAAGACTTTCCTGAAGCCGGCggaaaaaaatatgtttgagATTCTGAAAGCAAATGGAGGTTTCAA GATCTTTTTGTCTTTGATGGAAGCTGCCGGCTTGACCGACCTGCTGAAACAGGCGGGAGACTACACTCTGTTCGCCCCAAGCGATATGGCTTTTGCTGGTTTGAGCACCCGCGATTTGGAGACATTTAAGA agGATGTACAAGCTCTCAAAACCATCCTCCTTTATCACTTCACTTATGGTATTTTCATTGGCGATGGTTTGGAGCCCAGGGTGACAACACTTTTCAGGTCTATCCAAGGCAGCAACCTCAAAGTGACTGCA GCAAACAAGACAATGCAAGTGAATTCTGTCCTGGTCCCTGAAGCTGATAAGATGGCCACCAATGGAGTCGTTCATTTTGTCAACCACCTCCTGTATCCTGAAG ATATACCCACTGGAAACCAGGAACTGCTCACGCTCCTGAAGAGGATTATCAGTTACATGCAAATCAAG TATATTACTGGATTCAGATATGAGGACATTCCCCTTACATCATTTATAA AGAGAGTCACACATGTTATTGAAACTCCACCCACCATCAAGAAGGTCACCAGAGTCATTGAAGGTCAACCCACCATCAAGAAGGTCACCAGAGTCATTGAAGGTGAACCTTCCATCAATACGGTCACCAGAGTCATTGAAGGTCAACCCACCATCAAGAAGGTCACCAGAGTCATTGAAGGTGAACCCGCCCTGTCCCAGTTGACAAGGGTCATTGAGCATGAACCTGTACTCACCAAAGTAACCAGGGTTGTCTcag GCGAccggagaagaggaagaaactgA
- the spartb gene encoding spartin b isoform X1, producing MEKAKQDAFDNARLQVIKDGYERAFECLNTGLTADEAGDRARALELYRRGRQHLLRAISVPSQGEECVGSSWDSARQMQQKMRETLDNITTRLAILETSPDRGAAPAGGSAGGLYPELPADERPQKRGPPTLLSSGGGGGGVLPLSPTRQLSLPAEEPPAYSPQAAEGHLSISYGTDTGEMSLVGDGFYGRSSPSTASAPSVGEDGEELLYIPHGVQIFFVTPEGHVSAPSYPGYLRLVRFTGDQSGAGPDRPPAFLQVCDWLYPLMALDSPVLLCTTGVFMFPDMMAPAPGYYVGVVLSSELPAADREVFRDLLSQMTDLRVQAQDEAEESINLGKKVLISTPEDAQPEPTEEEKSLPEWSEKVSNGILTGASWLSWGLVKGAEFTGKAIHKGASKLREHITPEDRPTQVSPTVTKGLHVAKQATGGAVKVSQFLVDGVCTVASCVGRELAPHVKKHGGKLIPDSMKKDKDGRSNIDGAMVVAASGVQGFATMWTGLEVAAKNIATNVASETVSTVKHKYGAAAGQATDHAVNSAINVGMTALNIDNLGIKAVVKRTGKQTAQALLEDYKLQEKPKNGNQLEKSDK from the exons ATGGAGAAAGCTAAACAGGATGCCTTCGACAACGCCAGGCTCCAGGTGATCAAAGATGGCTACGAGAGGGCCTTCGAGTGCCTCAACACAGGGCTGACGGCGGACGAAGCCGGGGACAGGGCGCGGGCCCTGGAGCTGTACAGGCGCGGGCGGCAGCACCTTCTCCGGGCCATCAGCGTGCCGTCGCAGGGGGAGGAGTGCGTGGGCAGCTCCTGGGACTCGGCCCGACAGATGCAGCAGAAGATGCGGGAGACGCTGGACAACATCACCACCCGCCTGGCCATCCTGGAGACCAGCCCGGACCGCGGGGCTGCGCCTGCAGGCGGCTCCGCGGGGGGTCTCTACCCGGAGCTCCCCGCGGACGAGAGGCCGCAGAAACGAGGACCCCCGACCCTGCTGtcctccggcggcggcggcggcggcgtgctcCCCCTCTCACCCACCCGGCAGCTGTCGCTCCCAGCTGAGGAGCCTCCAGCCTACTCGCCCCAGGCCGCCGAGGGCCACCTCTCCATCTCCTACGGAACGGACACCGGGGAGATGTCGCTGGTGGGCGACGGCTTCTACGGGCGCTCGTCGCCCTCCACGGCGTCTGCCCCGAGCGTGGgcgaggacggggaggagcTGCTCTACATCCCCCACGGCGTGCAGATCTTCTTCGTCACGCCCGAGGGCCACGTCAGCGCCCCGTCGTACCCCGGGTACCTGCGGCTGGTGAGGTTCACTGGGGACCAGTCGGGCGCGGGGCCGGACCGACCGCCGGCTTTCCTGCAG gtgtgtgactgGCTCTACCCTCTCATGGCCCTGGACTCGCCGGTGCTGCTGTGTACCACTGGGGTGTTCATGTTTCCGGACATGATGGCCCCAGCTCCAGGCTACTACGTGGGGGTGGTGCTGTCCTCCGAGCTGCCGGCTGCAGACAGGGAGGTGTTCAGAGACCTGCTGTCCCAGATGACAGATCTGAGGGTTCAG GCCCAAGATGAAGCTGAAGAAAGCATTAATCTTGGTAAAAAGGTGCTCATCTCCACACCCGAAGACGCTCAGCCAGAACCAACCGAGGAGGAAAAGTCTCTGCCCGAGTGGAGCGAGAAGGTGTCAAATGGGATCCTGACAG GTGCGTCCTGGCTCAGCTGGGGCCTGGTGAAAGGAGCCGAGTTCACGGGGAAAGCTATTCACAAAGGAGCATCCAAACTCAGAGAACACATCACTCCAGAGGACAGACCCACCCAAGTGAGCCCCACGGTCACCAAAGGCCTCCATGTTGCCAAGCAGGCGACGGGAGGAGCTGTCAAAGTCAGCCAGTTCCTAG tggacGGGGTGTGTACCGTTGCTAGCTGCGTTGGCCGGGAGCTGGCGCCGCATGTGAAAAAGCACGGAGGCAAGCTGATTCCCGACTCCATGAAGAAAGACAAGGATGGGCGGTCCAACATAGACGGAGCCATGGTGGTGGCTGCCAGTGGAGTGCAAG GGTTCGCCACCATGTGGACTGGTTTGGAAGTAGCAGCGAAGAACATCGCTACCAATGTAGCGTCAGAAACAGTCtccactgtaaaacacaa GTAtggggcagcagcaggacaagcCACAGATCACGCTGTCAATTCAGCCATCAATGTCGGTATGACTGCCCTCAATATTGACAACCTGGGGATCAAAGCAGTGGTGAAGCGGACTGGGAAGCAGACGGCACAGGCCCTTCTGGAAGATTACAAGCTTCAGGAAAAACCAAAGAACGGGAATCAACTTGAGAAATCAGACAAATAA
- the postnb gene encoding periostin, osteoblast specific factor b isoform X2, whose protein sequence is MKLCLVAAVALLVFPAFSSAESSAYDKIVAHSRIRARKEGPNVCALQQVSGTKKKYFSTCRNWYQKKICGKDATVIHECCPGYTKLGEMRGCPAVAPIDHVYNTLGMVKATATQRYADISKLRPEIEGSGSYTFFAPSNEAWQSLDEETRNALVSNVNIELYNALHYHMVNQRLMTRDLKNNKKFTSMYNELELHINHYPNGVVTVNCARVIYGNQIATNGVVHVIDRVISSVGNTIQNVLEVDEDLSTFMDMAESTGLMDMLGEPGHYTLFAPTNEAFDSLGGDVLERLQSDKKVLKDLLKFHLLESVQCSEAILAGSSYVTMEGNNIEIGCDGDSLTVNGIKMVLKKDIVTTNGVIHLIDRVLMPDSAKLVMELMGSEQSTFTDMVSELGLSGSMRSDAEYTLLAPLNSAFTDEVMSMDQEMQRIMMENHILKTKVTLGQLYNGQLLTTIGGKVLRVFIYRAAVCIENSCLIRGSKEASNGALHLTKTFLKPAEKNMFEILKANGGFKIFLSLMEAAGLTDLLKQAGDYTLFAPSDMAFAGLSTRDLETFKKDVQALKTILLYHFTYGIFIGDGLEPRVTTLFRSIQGSNLKVTAANKTMQVNSVLVPEADKMATNGVVHFVNHLLYPEDIPTGNQELLTLLKRIISYMQIKYITGFRYEDIPLTSFIKRVTHVIETPPTIKKVTRVIEGQPTIKKVTRVIEGEPSINTVTRVIEGQPTIKKVTRVIEGDRRRGRN, encoded by the exons ATGAAGCTCTGCCTTGTAGCTGCCGTTGCGCTCCTTGTGTTCCCTGCATTTAGCTCGGCTGAGAGTTCAGCTTATGACAAAATAGTTGCCCACAGTCGAATTAGAGCAAGAAAAGAAGG ACCCAATGTCTGCGCGCTCCAGCAGGTCAGTGGAACTAAGAAGAAGTACTTCAGCACATGTCGCAATTGGTATCAAAAGAAGATCTGCGGAAAGGATGC GACAGTGATTCATGAGTGCTGCCCAGGGTACACGAAGCTGGGAGAAATGCGTGGTTGCCCTGCAG TGGCTCCAATTGACCATGTGTACAACACCTTGGGTATGGTGAAAGCCACCGCCACACAAAGATACGCCGATATCTCTAAGCTGAGGCCCGAAATCGAGGGGTCTGGGTCTTACACCTTCTTTGCCCCCAGCAATGAGGCCTGGCAGAGTCTGGATGAG GAAACAAGGAACGCATTGGTCAGCAATGTCAACATAGAGCTCTACAACgccctgcattatcacatggtCAACCAACGCCTCATGACCagagatttaaaaaataataagaagTTCACCTCCATGTACAATGAGCTGGAGCTTCACATTAATCACTACCCCAATGGG GTGGTGACTGTCAATTGTGCCAGAGTTATCTATGGAAACCAGATTGCAACTAATGGAGTTGTGCATGTCATCGACCGTGTCATCAGCTCCGTCGGAAACACCATCCAGAATGTATTGGAGGTTGATGAAGACCTGTCGACTTTTATG GACATGGCTGAAAGCACTGGACTGATGGATATGCTGGGTGAGCCTGGACATTACACTCTCTTTGCTCCCACCAATGAGGCCTTTGACAGCCTGGGCGGCGATGTGTTGGAGAGGCTTCAGAGCGACAAGAAGGTCCTCAAAG atcTTTTGAAATTCCACCTCCTGGAATCAGTCCAGTGCTCTGAGGCAATCCTAGCCGGCAGCTCTTACGTGACCATGGAGGGTAACAACATTGAGATCGGCTGTGATGGTGACAGTCTGACTGTCAACGGCATCAAGATGGTGCTCAAGAAGGACATCGTTACCACCAATGGCGTCATCCATCTTATTGACAGGGTGCTCATGCCAGACTCAG CCAAGTTGGTGATGGAACTAATGGGAAGTGAGCAGTCAACCTTCACTGACATGGTGTCTGAGCTGGGCCTCTCCGGATCCATGAGATCAGATGCTGAGTACACTCTGCTGGCTCCCCTCAACAGCGCCTTCACTG ATGAGGTAATGTCCATGGATCAGGAGATGCAGAGGATTATGATGGAGAACCACATCCTGAAGACTAAGGTCACCCTGGGACAGCTGTACAACGGCCAGCTGCTGACGACCATCGGGGGAAAAGTGCTGAGGGTCTTCATCTACCGCGCA GCTGTGTGCATTGAGAATTCCTGTCTGATACGGGGCAGCAAAGAAGCAAGCAACGGGGCCCTCCATCTCACCAAGACTTTCCTGAAGCCGGCggaaaaaaatatgtttgagATTCTGAAAGCAAATGGAGGTTTCAA GATCTTTTTGTCTTTGATGGAAGCTGCCGGCTTGACCGACCTGCTGAAACAGGCGGGAGACTACACTCTGTTCGCCCCAAGCGATATGGCTTTTGCTGGTTTGAGCACCCGCGATTTGGAGACATTTAAGA agGATGTACAAGCTCTCAAAACCATCCTCCTTTATCACTTCACTTATGGTATTTTCATTGGCGATGGTTTGGAGCCCAGGGTGACAACACTTTTCAGGTCTATCCAAGGCAGCAACCTCAAAGTGACTGCA GCAAACAAGACAATGCAAGTGAATTCTGTCCTGGTCCCTGAAGCTGATAAGATGGCCACCAATGGAGTCGTTCATTTTGTCAACCACCTCCTGTATCCTGAAG ATATACCCACTGGAAACCAGGAACTGCTCACGCTCCTGAAGAGGATTATCAGTTACATGCAAATCAAG TATATTACTGGATTCAGATATGAGGACATTCCCCTTACATCATTTATAA AGAGAGTCACACATGTTATTGAAACTCCACCCACCATCAAGAAGGTCACCAGAGTCATTGAAGGTCAACCCACCATCAAGAAGGTCACCAGAGTCATTGAAGGTGAACCTTCCATCAATACGGTCACCAGAGTCATTGAAGGTCAACCCACCATCAAGAAGGTCACCAGAGTCATTGAAG GCGAccggagaagaggaagaaactgA
- the postnb gene encoding periostin, osteoblast specific factor b isoform X3, giving the protein MKLCLVAAVALLVFPAFSSAESSAYDKIVAHSRIRARKEGPNVCALQQVSGTKKKYFSTCRNWYQKKICGKDATVIHECCPGYTKLGEMRGCPAVAPIDHVYNTLGMVKATATQRYADISKLRPEIEGSGSYTFFAPSNEAWQSLDEETRNALVSNVNIELYNALHYHMVNQRLMTRDLKNNKKFTSMYNELELHINHYPNGVVTVNCARVIYGNQIATNGVVHVIDRVISSVGNTIQNVLEVDEDLSTFMDMAESTGLMDMLGEPGHYTLFAPTNEAFDSLGGDVLERLQSDKKVLKDLLKFHLLESVQCSEAILAGSSYVTMEGNNIEIGCDGDSLTVNGIKMVLKKDIVTTNGVIHLIDRVLMPDSAKLVMELMGSEQSTFTDMVSELGLSGSMRSDAEYTLLAPLNSAFTDEVMSMDQEMQRIMMENHILKTKVTLGQLYNGQLLTTIGGKVLRVFIYRAAVCIENSCLIRGSKEASNGALHLTKTFLKPAEKNMFEILKANGGFKIFLSLMEAAGLTDLLKQAGDYTLFAPSDMAFAGLSTRDLETFKKDVQALKTILLYHFTYGIFIGDGLEPRVTTLFRSIQGSNLKVTAANKTMQVNSVLVPEADKMATNGVVHFVNHLLYPEDIPTGNQELLTLLKRIISYMQIKYITGFRYEDIPLTSFIKRVTHVIETPPTIKKVTRVIEGQPTIKKVTRVIEGDRRRGRN; this is encoded by the exons ATGAAGCTCTGCCTTGTAGCTGCCGTTGCGCTCCTTGTGTTCCCTGCATTTAGCTCGGCTGAGAGTTCAGCTTATGACAAAATAGTTGCCCACAGTCGAATTAGAGCAAGAAAAGAAGG ACCCAATGTCTGCGCGCTCCAGCAGGTCAGTGGAACTAAGAAGAAGTACTTCAGCACATGTCGCAATTGGTATCAAAAGAAGATCTGCGGAAAGGATGC GACAGTGATTCATGAGTGCTGCCCAGGGTACACGAAGCTGGGAGAAATGCGTGGTTGCCCTGCAG TGGCTCCAATTGACCATGTGTACAACACCTTGGGTATGGTGAAAGCCACCGCCACACAAAGATACGCCGATATCTCTAAGCTGAGGCCCGAAATCGAGGGGTCTGGGTCTTACACCTTCTTTGCCCCCAGCAATGAGGCCTGGCAGAGTCTGGATGAG GAAACAAGGAACGCATTGGTCAGCAATGTCAACATAGAGCTCTACAACgccctgcattatcacatggtCAACCAACGCCTCATGACCagagatttaaaaaataataagaagTTCACCTCCATGTACAATGAGCTGGAGCTTCACATTAATCACTACCCCAATGGG GTGGTGACTGTCAATTGTGCCAGAGTTATCTATGGAAACCAGATTGCAACTAATGGAGTTGTGCATGTCATCGACCGTGTCATCAGCTCCGTCGGAAACACCATCCAGAATGTATTGGAGGTTGATGAAGACCTGTCGACTTTTATG GACATGGCTGAAAGCACTGGACTGATGGATATGCTGGGTGAGCCTGGACATTACACTCTCTTTGCTCCCACCAATGAGGCCTTTGACAGCCTGGGCGGCGATGTGTTGGAGAGGCTTCAGAGCGACAAGAAGGTCCTCAAAG atcTTTTGAAATTCCACCTCCTGGAATCAGTCCAGTGCTCTGAGGCAATCCTAGCCGGCAGCTCTTACGTGACCATGGAGGGTAACAACATTGAGATCGGCTGTGATGGTGACAGTCTGACTGTCAACGGCATCAAGATGGTGCTCAAGAAGGACATCGTTACCACCAATGGCGTCATCCATCTTATTGACAGGGTGCTCATGCCAGACTCAG CCAAGTTGGTGATGGAACTAATGGGAAGTGAGCAGTCAACCTTCACTGACATGGTGTCTGAGCTGGGCCTCTCCGGATCCATGAGATCAGATGCTGAGTACACTCTGCTGGCTCCCCTCAACAGCGCCTTCACTG ATGAGGTAATGTCCATGGATCAGGAGATGCAGAGGATTATGATGGAGAACCACATCCTGAAGACTAAGGTCACCCTGGGACAGCTGTACAACGGCCAGCTGCTGACGACCATCGGGGGAAAAGTGCTGAGGGTCTTCATCTACCGCGCA GCTGTGTGCATTGAGAATTCCTGTCTGATACGGGGCAGCAAAGAAGCAAGCAACGGGGCCCTCCATCTCACCAAGACTTTCCTGAAGCCGGCggaaaaaaatatgtttgagATTCTGAAAGCAAATGGAGGTTTCAA GATCTTTTTGTCTTTGATGGAAGCTGCCGGCTTGACCGACCTGCTGAAACAGGCGGGAGACTACACTCTGTTCGCCCCAAGCGATATGGCTTTTGCTGGTTTGAGCACCCGCGATTTGGAGACATTTAAGA agGATGTACAAGCTCTCAAAACCATCCTCCTTTATCACTTCACTTATGGTATTTTCATTGGCGATGGTTTGGAGCCCAGGGTGACAACACTTTTCAGGTCTATCCAAGGCAGCAACCTCAAAGTGACTGCA GCAAACAAGACAATGCAAGTGAATTCTGTCCTGGTCCCTGAAGCTGATAAGATGGCCACCAATGGAGTCGTTCATTTTGTCAACCACCTCCTGTATCCTGAAG ATATACCCACTGGAAACCAGGAACTGCTCACGCTCCTGAAGAGGATTATCAGTTACATGCAAATCAAG TATATTACTGGATTCAGATATGAGGACATTCCCCTTACATCATTTATAA AGAGAGTCACACATGTTATTGAAACTCCACCCACCATCAAGAAGGTCACCAGAGTCATTGAAGGTCAACCCACCATCAAGAAGGTCACCAGAGTCATTGAAG GCGAccggagaagaggaagaaactgA
- the spartb gene encoding spartin b isoform X2, whose protein sequence is MEKAKQDAFDNARLQVIKDGYERAFECLNTGLTADEAGDRARALELYRRGRQHLLRAISVPSQGEECVGSSWDSARQMQQKMRETLDNITTRLAILETSPDRGAAPAGGSAGGLYPELPADERPQKRGPPTLLSSGGGGGGVLPLSPTRQLSLPAEEPPAYSPQAAEGHLSISYGTDTGEMSLVGDGFYGRSSPSTASAPSVGEDGEELLYIPHGVQIFFVTPEGHVSAPSYPGYLRLVRFTGDQSGAGPDRPPAFLQVCDWLYPLMALDSPVLLCTTGVFMFPDMMAPAPGYYVGVVLSSELPAADREVFRDLLSQMTDLRVQAQDEAEESINLGKKVLISTPEDAQPEPTEEEKSLPEWSEKVSNGILTGASWLSWGLVKGAEFTGKAIHKGASKLREHITPEDRPTQVSPTVTKGLHVAKQATGGAVKVSQFLVDGVCTVASCVGRELAPHVKKHGGKLIPDSMKKDKDGRSNIDGAMVVAASGVQGFATMWTGLEVAAKNIATNVASETVSTVKHKFRGLQSVFDPPNEKS, encoded by the exons ATGGAGAAAGCTAAACAGGATGCCTTCGACAACGCCAGGCTCCAGGTGATCAAAGATGGCTACGAGAGGGCCTTCGAGTGCCTCAACACAGGGCTGACGGCGGACGAAGCCGGGGACAGGGCGCGGGCCCTGGAGCTGTACAGGCGCGGGCGGCAGCACCTTCTCCGGGCCATCAGCGTGCCGTCGCAGGGGGAGGAGTGCGTGGGCAGCTCCTGGGACTCGGCCCGACAGATGCAGCAGAAGATGCGGGAGACGCTGGACAACATCACCACCCGCCTGGCCATCCTGGAGACCAGCCCGGACCGCGGGGCTGCGCCTGCAGGCGGCTCCGCGGGGGGTCTCTACCCGGAGCTCCCCGCGGACGAGAGGCCGCAGAAACGAGGACCCCCGACCCTGCTGtcctccggcggcggcggcggcggcgtgctcCCCCTCTCACCCACCCGGCAGCTGTCGCTCCCAGCTGAGGAGCCTCCAGCCTACTCGCCCCAGGCCGCCGAGGGCCACCTCTCCATCTCCTACGGAACGGACACCGGGGAGATGTCGCTGGTGGGCGACGGCTTCTACGGGCGCTCGTCGCCCTCCACGGCGTCTGCCCCGAGCGTGGgcgaggacggggaggagcTGCTCTACATCCCCCACGGCGTGCAGATCTTCTTCGTCACGCCCGAGGGCCACGTCAGCGCCCCGTCGTACCCCGGGTACCTGCGGCTGGTGAGGTTCACTGGGGACCAGTCGGGCGCGGGGCCGGACCGACCGCCGGCTTTCCTGCAG gtgtgtgactgGCTCTACCCTCTCATGGCCCTGGACTCGCCGGTGCTGCTGTGTACCACTGGGGTGTTCATGTTTCCGGACATGATGGCCCCAGCTCCAGGCTACTACGTGGGGGTGGTGCTGTCCTCCGAGCTGCCGGCTGCAGACAGGGAGGTGTTCAGAGACCTGCTGTCCCAGATGACAGATCTGAGGGTTCAG GCCCAAGATGAAGCTGAAGAAAGCATTAATCTTGGTAAAAAGGTGCTCATCTCCACACCCGAAGACGCTCAGCCAGAACCAACCGAGGAGGAAAAGTCTCTGCCCGAGTGGAGCGAGAAGGTGTCAAATGGGATCCTGACAG GTGCGTCCTGGCTCAGCTGGGGCCTGGTGAAAGGAGCCGAGTTCACGGGGAAAGCTATTCACAAAGGAGCATCCAAACTCAGAGAACACATCACTCCAGAGGACAGACCCACCCAAGTGAGCCCCACGGTCACCAAAGGCCTCCATGTTGCCAAGCAGGCGACGGGAGGAGCTGTCAAAGTCAGCCAGTTCCTAG tggacGGGGTGTGTACCGTTGCTAGCTGCGTTGGCCGGGAGCTGGCGCCGCATGTGAAAAAGCACGGAGGCAAGCTGATTCCCGACTCCATGAAGAAAGACAAGGATGGGCGGTCCAACATAGACGGAGCCATGGTGGTGGCTGCCAGTGGAGTGCAAG GGTTCGCCACCATGTGGACTGGTTTGGAAGTAGCAGCGAAGAACATCGCTACCAATGTAGCGTCAGAAACAGTCtccactgtaaaacacaa ATTTAGGGGTCTACAAAGCGTCTTTGACCCACCCAATGAGAAGTCATGA